CCTCCCTAGgtctcccccccccccgatCTTgttcgccgcggcggcgcagctgccctagccgccgtcgctgacGTCCGTCCGCTCGGCCTCCTTCGCTCCAGGGTTTCCAGATCCACAGCCTTCAGGGCCCCCGCCCTGCCGCTGCTGTACgacgctccctcctcccggcTGGATTTCCATCGCCGAAGCGATTCGCTGGTataactctctctctctagttgGTTAGTTGTTCGGACAGAGCGATTCGTCGGTGTCTCCGCCGGTGGCTGCCTTTGCGTTGCTTTGAATTGGAATTACCATCGAGGTTCTGTCTGTATAGGGTATGAGGCGAATTACCATCGAGTCAACCAACATCACTTCCAACTTGTGAAGCTAGAGGACGCTAATCCATGCCATTCTTTATAgtgtatttttgtttgtatttcTAGGTTTAGGTTTTGCGTTATGTATTTTTGTTCGGTAGGGTGTGGGCGGTGGAATTACACACATTTCTTTATAGTGAATAATCCTAAAAACATATTCGAGCTTTGGCGAAGTCATTCATGTTAATACATGTCAAATCTAATGTGAGGATGCATGGATGCTATGCTCAAGTCTGAAAAACATATACTTGGCTACATGAGATCAATGAACATATCTGCAAAAGGGTACACTTTTCTATACAGAAAATCATACATATAACATGTCTACAACTCTACCTAAAACAAGTAGCAGAAGATCTTACAAAGTGAGGTTGATGTGCAAAACATTGTTCTATctcctttttaagaaatacaTATGATACTTTGCCTAAAACCCTCAACCTTGGTGTACAATTTGTTGATGATCAAAAGTATGAATTCTAATTAGTAGTTGTTAATTAAGTTATGCTTTGTAAGTTAAGGAAGTTAAATTACTGATATAGTACCTCCCTTAAACCAAAGTGATTGTGGATGAAAAGGCCCCAGCTTTATAAATGTTCTTTGTAGTACTTATGTATGTATACCCAACTATCAAGATTCATTGCTCAAAACTTCGGAAGATACAGTGTTTGTAGGTCATGATCCTAAAATGATTGGTCCTAACTATTAGTGCATAGGTAATAGGTTGTGCTTGCTGAAATGTTTGCTGTTGCAGGTGAATTTTGTATAGCGCTGTCAGAAAGGATCTTGGTCCATAGGAGTAAACAGAAGCTAGAAAACTTGTTGGCCATTATGACATCGGTGGGCCTAGTAGGTCCTTCATCAGGTTTTCCTGAAACAAGTACTAGTGGAGCCACTGATCGTCTGACAGATGATATCAGCGAGATGAGCATAAGAGATAAGGTGATTTTATTCTGGACATTAATCACAATATTAGTCATCCTTATGATGCTACCATCCTATCTGActcatatttgaatatatatcaGGAAGTTGAAGCTGTGGTGGTCAATGGCAATAGTATGGACATAGGTCATACTATTGTGACAACTGTTGGTGGAAGAAATGGGCAACCAAAGCAGGTACTAACATAGCATTGCTATACTGTGGCTACTAGTTATGTTTGTGGTATTTCTTCATGTTGCAATAGTAGAGTTTATGTGGCAGACACTGCccatattattaaaagattGTTGTCATGTTGTGTGTCATTATTTATCtgtttctgaaattttgtGATCTCTATGAAGGAATACCCAAATATTATAGTACCTTTCTTTATTGCATTGCAGACAATTAGTTACATCGCAGAGCGTGTTGTGGGGCGTGGTTCATTTGGAGTTGTCTTCCAGGTGGGTCATTGGTATATACCATGCTATTAATACCATTTCTGTttagatattataaattatctttgaCAGGCTAAGTGTCTAGAAACTGGTGAGAGAGTTGCTGTAAAGAAAGTTCTCCAAGATGCGAGGTACAAGAACCGGGAGCTGCAAACAATGCAAGTTCTTGATCACCCAAATGTTGCATGCTTGAAGCATTACTTTTGCTCAACTACTGCAAAGGAAGAGCTATACCTCAATTTGGTGCTTGAATATGTGCCAGAAACTGTTCATCGTGTTATTAGACATTACAATAAGATGAGCCAACGCATGCCGTTGATCTATGTTAAACTTTACATGTACCAGGTAAAGGTTGCAGGTACCTTGCAACACTAGCTATGCACTGTTGTTTTGATAatgattttaactaaaaaCTGTTCATTGTCAATTCTGTTCTGTCAGATTTGTAGAGCTTTGGCATACATTCATAACTGTGTAGGAGTATGCCACAGAGATATAAAGCCACAGAATATACTGGTATGTATTATGGTTAACTGATTATCATTTGTCTGAGTGCTTAATGCTTACTAGCAACCTTTTCTCTATAGAGGATAATTCCAGCTTAATGAGATCTGACATAAGATATTCCTGAATAGGTGAATCCACATTCTCATCAGTTGAAATTGTGTGACTTTGGCAGCGCAAAAGTTTTGGTATGATTCTTCAATACCATTTATAGTATCTTCTCTCATATATCTTTTAGAAGCCAACTGAAATTCTTAATTGTACCTTACTACCTTCCCATGTCCATAGGTGAAAGGAGAAccaaatatttcatatatcTGTTCTAGGTACTACAGAGCTCCAGAACTCATATTTGGGGCTACAGAGTACACAACAGCTATTGATGTGTGGTCTGCTGGCTGTGTTCTTGCTGAACTACTTCTAGGGCAGGTAAGTGGTCAGCCGAATTGTTATCATACATCACccaattttttaaagcaacttctGACTTATTTGTTGTTGGATAGCCTGTTTTTCCTGGTGACAGTGGTGTTGACCAGCTTGTTGAAATTATCAAGGTAACGTCGAATTTAGTTTAGTAGAATACACTTTATGTAGTTTCCCCTTTTTCGTTTAGCTCATGCAGGAGACATACTGTACTTCATTCAGGTACTGGGTACTCCAACAAGGGAAGAAATTAAACATATGAACCCAAACTATACTGAGTTTAAGTTCCCACAAATCAAAGCTCATCCCTGGCACAAGGTAGGAGCCTTCACATCttaaatttttcatcttattttcaAAGTTAATGTACctgttttactatttataatgtGGAATCTAATTATGCATATTTTCACCAGATCTTTCATAAAAGAATGCCATCTGAAGCTGTAGATCTCGTGTCTCGGCTTCTGCAGTACTCGCCACACCTCCGGTGCACTGCAGTAAGTATTAATACATACATTAGGAAATTACTTGTGTACATACTGTCTACGTACTTATTTCACttattcccttttttttctcgcaCCAGTTGGAGGTGTTAATTCATCCATTCTTTGATGAATTACGGGATCCAAATGCTCGCTTACCAAATGGCCGTACCCTTCCCCCACTCTTCAATTTCAAGCCACGTGgtaaattcatatattaatctcaGGCAGTCTAAACACCCTGACATGCTATATCCTGAATTGCTAACTACTGAACTTGAACAGAGCTGAAAGGAGCATCAATGGAATTTCTGGTGAAGTTGGTTCCACAGCATGCTAAGAAGCAATGCGCCTTCTTAGGATTATGAGCAAAACAGTTCACAGACTAAACGGGTATACGGCCGGTCTACTTGGTTCCGTAGAACAGCATGGCCTGCAGTATTATTGAAATGGGCCCTAAATTTTGTTCTACGTGTACCCTATCTTTGGCATGCCTTCTGCCATCATATATTATGTAAAGCAGATAAAGGCATGGAGTGGGTTATCCATTGGGGCTTGTATATTGGTCTGCCCTTGACTTGAGAACTTCTCTCGTGCTGTATCAAGCAAGAAAGAAACACGCATGTATGTTTGAGCCCTATTTCGTACCCCAACTTCTCTATTAGTTTTCAGCAACCATCAGATTTAATTCAGTTTGTAGGGTTAAACAGAAAGGTCTTTGTGTAAGTTGAAGACTTATATCTGTTCTGATACAAGCTATTCAATTGTATTTGATCATTCTTTTGTATTAACTCTCTGATAAACTTAATGAGTTTAtgctatttttatgtatgtgaCATAGTTGTGTGCCACTTTCAAAACACCTAACCACTATGTTCAGTGGTTAAATGTTTTGGACTCTGTGCGCCTCAGTAATTCAAGGCGTTTTTTGTTCCCCTGATTTCTATTTGCGTGATTGCAAgcaaatggttaaatttttagacacatgCACCTCAATAATTCGAGTTCTTTTTACCCTGGTTTCTATTAGCTTGAATGCTTGATTACTAGGATAGGATGAGCATTCcaaagttaaatttatgtCTCGTTCTTGTTAACAATCATGGTACGAATAGATTGTTTCATGAATGACTTAAACCGAATTTTTTATGGAGGTTAGCTTTTTGAGAGGAAAAACGAAACAATGCagttgcaaacgaaaaataacggataaataaaaattttatatacgtgtttttgtCTTTTTGGTGATTTTAAAGTAAtggctgaaaataaattatgata
This is a stretch of genomic DNA from Oryza brachyantha chromosome 1, ObraRS2, whole genome shotgun sequence. It encodes these proteins:
- the LOC102721871 gene encoding glycogen synthase kinase-3 homolog MsK-1-like; this translates as MTSVGLVGPSSGFPETSTSGATDRLTDDISEMSIRDKEVEAVVVNGNSMDIGHTIVTTVGGRNGQPKQTISYIAERVVGRGSFGVVFQAKCLETGERVAVKKVLQDARYKNRELQTMQVLDHPNVACLKHYFCSTTAKEELYLNLVLEYVPETVHRVIRHYNKMSQRMPLIYVKLYMYQICRALAYIHNCVGVCHRDIKPQNILVNPHSHQLKLCDFGSAKVLVKGEPNISYICSRYYRAPELIFGATEYTTAIDVWSAGCVLAELLLGQPVFPGDSGVDQLVEIIKVLGTPTREEIKHMNPNYTEFKFPQIKAHPWHKIFHKRMPSEAVDLVSRLLQYSPHLRCTALEVLIHPFFDELRDPNARLPNGRTLPPLFNFKPRELKGASMEFLVKLVPQHAKKQCAFLGL